One window of Methylococcus sp. EFPC2 genomic DNA carries:
- a CDS encoding sodium ion-translocating decarboxylase subunit beta: MGGFNELWLSTGLSNFQWGQAVMMSVGFLLIYLAVRKGFEPLLLLPIGFGAVLSNIPVAGIAEEGGLLSYLYLGIKAGIFPLLIFMGVGAMTDFGPMLANPKTLLLGAAAQFGIFGTLLGALALNVIPGLSFNFKDAAAIAIIGGADGPTAIYVASRLAPDLLGAIAVAAYSYMALVPLIQPPIMRALTTPEERLIEMAQLRHVSKQEKVIFPVVLLILTAALLPSAAPLIGMFCLGNLMRESGVVERLSKTSQNELINVVTIFLGLAVGSKLSAHAFLRPETLGILLLGAIAFSFGTASGVIMAKIMNRFSEHKVNPLIGAAGVSAVPMSARVANKVGQESNPHNFLLMHAMGPNVAGVIGSAVAAGVLLALVQ, encoded by the coding sequence ATGGGTGGTTTCAACGAATTGTGGCTGAGCACCGGCCTGTCCAACTTCCAGTGGGGGCAGGCGGTCATGATGTCGGTGGGCTTCCTGCTCATCTATCTCGCCGTACGCAAGGGCTTCGAACCCTTGCTGTTGTTGCCCATAGGCTTCGGCGCGGTGCTTTCGAACATCCCGGTGGCCGGAATCGCGGAAGAGGGAGGCCTGCTCTCCTATCTTTACCTAGGCATTAAGGCCGGCATCTTTCCGCTGCTGATCTTCATGGGCGTGGGGGCGATGACCGATTTCGGCCCCATGCTGGCCAATCCCAAAACCTTGCTGCTCGGTGCGGCCGCGCAGTTCGGCATCTTCGGCACCTTGCTCGGTGCATTGGCCTTGAACGTGATACCGGGCCTGAGCTTCAACTTCAAGGATGCCGCGGCCATCGCCATCATAGGCGGAGCGGACGGCCCGACGGCCATCTATGTGGCTTCCCGGCTGGCTCCGGACCTGCTGGGCGCCATCGCAGTCGCGGCCTATTCCTACATGGCCCTGGTGCCGCTGATACAGCCGCCCATCATGCGCGCGCTGACCACGCCGGAGGAACGCCTGATCGAGATGGCCCAGTTGCGCCATGTCAGCAAGCAGGAGAAGGTCATCTTCCCCGTGGTCCTGCTGATCCTCACCGCCGCCTTGCTGCCTTCCGCTGCTCCGCTGATCGGCATGTTTTGCCTGGGCAACCTGATGCGGGAGAGCGGCGTGGTCGAGCGTTTGAGCAAGACCTCGCAGAATGAGCTGATCAACGTCGTGACGATCTTCCTGGGCCTCGCGGTGGGATCCAAGCTCAGTGCCCACGCCTTCCTGCGTCCGGAAACCTTGGGTATCCTGCTGCTGGGCGCCATCGCATTCAGCTTCGGTACCGCTTCCGGCGTGATCATGGCCAAGATCATGAACCGCTTCAGCGAACACAAGGTCAATCCGCTGATCGGCGCGGCCGGTGTGTCGGCGGTGCCCATGTCGGCCCGCGTCGCCAACAAGGTCGGCCAGGAGAGCAATCCCCACAACTTCCTGCTGATGCACGCCATG